A window from Oreochromis aureus strain Israel breed Guangdong linkage group 16, ZZ_aureus, whole genome shotgun sequence encodes these proteins:
- the LOC116309465 gene encoding glutaminase kidney isoform, mitochondrial-like isoform X4: protein MLHFRSSTVLKELFEATLKRPFPVYRQKTWLPTSSRCFCCLGAASVDARTASAPLKVLNAAARRPALRPAPRAASLRSYCVKTEAEEVEEQLKKDGAGGEAASDKRRNAGILPSLEDLLFYTVAEGQETIPAHKFLTALKATGLRSGDPRLKECMETLKETLKKTSDGVTLDRHLFKKCVQSNIVLLTQAFRKKFVIPDFQSFTSHIDELYENAKNLTGGQVADYIPQLARFSPDLWAVSLCTVDGQRHTVGDTKVPFCLQSCVKPLKYAVAVHDHSTEYVHSFIGKEPSGLRFNKLFLNEDDKPHNPMVNAGAIVCTSLIKQSASNAEKFDYVMNFLKKMAGNEYVGFSNATFQSERESGDRNFAIGYYLKEKKCFPEGTDMTSVLDLYFQLCSIEVTCESASVMAATLANGGICPITGERVLSPEAVRNTLSLMHSCGMYDFSGQFAFHVGLPAKSGVSGGILLVVPNVMGIMCWSPPLDKLGNSVRGIQFCTDLVELFNFHNYDNLRHCAKKHDPRREGGDQRQQTFGPMDYESLQQELALKAPLWKKVSPTESNEDSSTTVVYRMDKVVE from the exons ATGTTACATTTTAGGTCCTCGACAGTGCTGAAGGAGTTGTTTGAAGCCACCCTCAAGCGTCCTTTTCCCGTCTACAGACAGAAGACCTGGTTGCCGACCAGCTCCCGCTGCTTCTGCTGCCTCGGCGCCGCCTCCGTTGATGCCAGAACCGCATCTGCTCCTCTGAAGGTCCTCAATGCCGCCGCGCGCCGCCCGGCTCTCCGCCCCGCGCCCCGCGCCGCCTCTCTCCGCTCCTACTGCGTGAAAACCGAAGCcgaggaggtggaggagcagctgaagaaggATGGGGCCGGCGGCGAAGCGGCCAGCGACAA GAGAAGAAACGCAGGGATTCTCCCAAGTTTGGAGGATTTGCTTTTCTACACAGTGGCCGAAGGTCAAGAGACGATTCCTGCTCACAAATTTCTCACA gcACTGAAAGCCACGGGGCTTCGTTCCGGAGATCCCCGACTGAAGGAGTGCATGGAAACACTGAAGGAAACTCTAAAGAAGACTTCAGATGGCGTTACACTGGACAGGCACCTTTTCAAGAA GTGTGTCCAGAGCAACATTGTCCTGCTTACTCAGGCCTTCCGCAAGAAGTTCGTCATCCCAGACTTCCAGTCCTTCACCTCCCATATTGATGAGCTGTATGAGAATGCCAAAAATCTCACTGGAGGGCAG GTTGCAGACTACATTCCTCAGCTGGCCAGGTTCAGCCCCGACCTGTGGGCGGTCTCTCTGTGCACGGTGGACGGGCAGAG aCATACGGTGGGAGACACTAAGGTTCCCTTCTGCCTGCAGTCTTGTGTGAAGCCTCTGAAGTATGCCGTAGCCGTGCACGACCACAGCACGGAGTATGTGCACAGTTTCATCGGGAAGGAGCCCAGCGGCCTCCGCTTCAACAAGCTCTTCCTGAATGAAGATG ATAAGCCGCACAACCCGATGGTGAATGCTGGCGCTATTGTTTGTACTTCACTCATAAAG CAAAGTGCAAGCAACGCAGAGAAATTTGACTAT GTCATGAACTTTCTGAAAAAGATGGCGGGAAACGAGTATGTGGGTTTCAGCAATGCCAC ATTCCAGTCTGAGCGTGAGTCAGGAGACAGGAACTTCGCCATCGGCTActatctgaaagaaaaaaag tgtttcccAGAGGGGACAGACATGACCTCTGTACTGGACTTGTACTTTCAA CTCTGCTCCATTGAGGTGACATGTGAGAGCGCCAGTGTCATGGCGGCCACCCTGGCCAATGGGGGTATCTGCCCAATCACGGGTGAGCGCGTGCTGAGCCCAGAGGCGGTGAGGAATACGCTGAGTCTGATGCACTCCTGTGGCATGTACGACTTCTCAGGACAGTTTGCTTTCCAT GTCGGCCTGCCTGCCAAGTCTGGAGTATCAGGAGGGATCCTGCTGGTTGTGCCCAACGTGATGGGCATCATGTGCTGGTCGCCTCCGCTCGATAAGCTGGGCAACTCGGTCAGAGGGATCCAGTTCTGCACA GACCTGGTGGAGCTTTTCAACTTCCACAACTATGACAATCTGAGGCACTGCGCCAAGAAGCACGACCCTCGCAGAGAAGGAGGCGACCAGCGG CAACAGACCTTCGGACCTATGGATTACGAGAGCCTCCAGCAGGAGCTGGCTCTGAAAGCCCCTCTTTGGAAAAAGGTGTCCCCCACTGAGTCGAACGAGGACAGCTCCACCACTGTAGTCTATAGGATGGACAAAGTCGTCGAGTga
- the LOC116309465 gene encoding glutaminase kidney isoform, mitochondrial-like isoform X3, whose amino-acid sequence MLHFRSSTVLKELFEATLKRPFPVYRQKTWLPTSSRCFCCLGAASVDARTASAPLKVLNAAARRPALRPAPRAASLRSYCVKTEAEEVEEQLKKDGAGGEAASDKRRNAGILPSLEDLLFYTVAEGQETIPAHKFLTALKATGLRSGDPRLKECMETLKETLKKTSDGVTLDRHLFKKCVQSNIVLLTQAFRKKFVIPDFQSFTSHIDELYENAKNLTGGQNHRGWILPSEVADYIPQLARFSPDLWAVSLCTVDGQRHTVGDTKVPFCLQSCVKPLKYAVAVHDHSTEYVHSFIGKEPSGLRFNKLFLNEDDKPHNPMVNAGAIVCTSLIKQSASNAEKFDYVMNFLKKMAGNEYVGFSNATFQSERESGDRNFAIGYYLKEKKCFPEGTDMTSVLDLYFQLCSIEVTCESASVMAATLANGGICPITGERVLSPEAVRNTLSLMHSCGMYDFSGQFAFHVGLPAKSGVSGGILLVVPNVMGIMCWSPPLDKLGNSVRGIQFCTDLVELFNFHNYDNLRHCAKKHDPRREGGDQRQQTFGPMDYESLQQELALKAPLWKKVSPTESNEDSSTTVVYRMDKVVE is encoded by the exons ATGTTACATTTTAGGTCCTCGACAGTGCTGAAGGAGTTGTTTGAAGCCACCCTCAAGCGTCCTTTTCCCGTCTACAGACAGAAGACCTGGTTGCCGACCAGCTCCCGCTGCTTCTGCTGCCTCGGCGCCGCCTCCGTTGATGCCAGAACCGCATCTGCTCCTCTGAAGGTCCTCAATGCCGCCGCGCGCCGCCCGGCTCTCCGCCCCGCGCCCCGCGCCGCCTCTCTCCGCTCCTACTGCGTGAAAACCGAAGCcgaggaggtggaggagcagctgaagaaggATGGGGCCGGCGGCGAAGCGGCCAGCGACAA GAGAAGAAACGCAGGGATTCTCCCAAGTTTGGAGGATTTGCTTTTCTACACAGTGGCCGAAGGTCAAGAGACGATTCCTGCTCACAAATTTCTCACA gcACTGAAAGCCACGGGGCTTCGTTCCGGAGATCCCCGACTGAAGGAGTGCATGGAAACACTGAAGGAAACTCTAAAGAAGACTTCAGATGGCGTTACACTGGACAGGCACCTTTTCAAGAA GTGTGTCCAGAGCAACATTGTCCTGCTTACTCAGGCCTTCCGCAAGAAGTTCGTCATCCCAGACTTCCAGTCCTTCACCTCCCATATTGATGAGCTGTATGAGAATGCCAAAAATCTCACTGGAGGGCAG AATCACCGAGGGTGGATTCTTCCTTCTGAG GTTGCAGACTACATTCCTCAGCTGGCCAGGTTCAGCCCCGACCTGTGGGCGGTCTCTCTGTGCACGGTGGACGGGCAGAG aCATACGGTGGGAGACACTAAGGTTCCCTTCTGCCTGCAGTCTTGTGTGAAGCCTCTGAAGTATGCCGTAGCCGTGCACGACCACAGCACGGAGTATGTGCACAGTTTCATCGGGAAGGAGCCCAGCGGCCTCCGCTTCAACAAGCTCTTCCTGAATGAAGATG ATAAGCCGCACAACCCGATGGTGAATGCTGGCGCTATTGTTTGTACTTCACTCATAAAG CAAAGTGCAAGCAACGCAGAGAAATTTGACTAT GTCATGAACTTTCTGAAAAAGATGGCGGGAAACGAGTATGTGGGTTTCAGCAATGCCAC ATTCCAGTCTGAGCGTGAGTCAGGAGACAGGAACTTCGCCATCGGCTActatctgaaagaaaaaaag tgtttcccAGAGGGGACAGACATGACCTCTGTACTGGACTTGTACTTTCAA CTCTGCTCCATTGAGGTGACATGTGAGAGCGCCAGTGTCATGGCGGCCACCCTGGCCAATGGGGGTATCTGCCCAATCACGGGTGAGCGCGTGCTGAGCCCAGAGGCGGTGAGGAATACGCTGAGTCTGATGCACTCCTGTGGCATGTACGACTTCTCAGGACAGTTTGCTTTCCAT GTCGGCCTGCCTGCCAAGTCTGGAGTATCAGGAGGGATCCTGCTGGTTGTGCCCAACGTGATGGGCATCATGTGCTGGTCGCCTCCGCTCGATAAGCTGGGCAACTCGGTCAGAGGGATCCAGTTCTGCACA GACCTGGTGGAGCTTTTCAACTTCCACAACTATGACAATCTGAGGCACTGCGCCAAGAAGCACGACCCTCGCAGAGAAGGAGGCGACCAGCGG CAACAGACCTTCGGACCTATGGATTACGAGAGCCTCCAGCAGGAGCTGGCTCTGAAAGCCCCTCTTTGGAAAAAGGTGTCCCCCACTGAGTCGAACGAGGACAGCTCCACCACTGTAGTCTATAGGATGGACAAAGTCGTCGAGTga
- the fkbp7 gene encoding peptidyl-prolyl cis-trans isomerase FKBP7, with amino-acid sequence MQSGMMWRLLSCTVCLFVSAGFSLRPVWAAEEELDGEVKTEVLFKPEQCSQRSKRGDLINAHYDGYLAKDGSQFYCSRTDRDGQPQWFVLGVGQVIKGLDDGIMGMCPGEKRKLTIPSTLAFGEKGKGPVPPNATVVFEVEVLSVSKGPRTMEAFGRMDLDKDKSLSKAEVKEYLKLEYEKGGKPRDDPFYEKLIDDIFYKNDDDRDGVISAKEYNIYQHDEL; translated from the exons ATGCAGAGCGGCATGATGTGGAGGTTACTGAGTTGCACAGTGTGCCTGTTTGTGTCCGCAGGGTTCAGTCTGCGTCCAGTTTGGGCCGCTGAAGAGGAGCTGGACGGAGAGGTGAAGACTGAAGTTTTATTTAAACCCGAGCAGTGCAGCCAAAGGAGCAAGAGAGGAGATCTGATCAATGCTCACTACGATGGGTACCTCGCCAAAGATGGTTCCCAGTTTTACTGCAG TCGTACAGACAGAGATGGACAGCCTCAGTGGTTCGTGTTGGGTGTGGGACAAGTCATTAAGGGACTGGATGATGGGATCATGGGCATGTGTCCTGGAGAGAAGCGAAAACTAACCATCCCATCAACCCTGGCATTTGGAGAAAAGGGCAAAG GTCCGGTGCCTCCCAATGCCACCGTGGTCTTTGAGGTGGAGGTCCTCTCTGTGTCCAAGGGACCACGCACCATGGAGGCTTTTGGAAGGATGGACCTCGATAAAGACAAGAGTCTCTCAAAGGCAGAG GTGAAAGAATATTTGAAGCTGGAGTACGAAAAAGGGGGGAAGCCGCGGGACGACCCTTTCTACGAGAAGCTTATAGACGATATCTTCTACAAGAACGACGACGACAGAGATGGCGTGATCAGTGCGAAGGAGTATAACATTTATCAGCACGATGAGCTCTAa